GATCAGTACTTCCGCGAGGCTGAATACAAAATGATCCAAGCCGCTAAGCTTGGAAATGTTCATGCTTACTATGCCCTTGCTTGCCTCTATTCTCTGATAGGGGATCTCAAGAACTCTTTCCGCTTTTTACAAAAAGCAAAAACCTTCGACGCCCTCCCCTTTCTTGAGGACCTCATCGAAGATGAATGGCTTGAAAACCTCAGAGAAACCGAAGCCTTTACTCAATTCATCAACGATTTACAACCGCACCCACAAGAATAAGAATCTTCATACGCAGGCGTACAGGTGTTTTCAAAAAAAACTTACATCGACTTAAAGACTTCTAAATAGGTAAGTTGATTTTCCAATTTTACCCCTTAGCTAACTCTTTATAAACCTGTTTAGCATAATCTCGAACTACATGCCATTTTGGATCGTCTGCTATCTGTGCATCCGTTTTTCCTATTGCATTGTTGTTCTGATCTCTTTCCCCTGTTGTACTATCGTAATTCTCAAACATATCATACAACTTCTTGATCATATGGAGTTGTTCTTCTGAAAAGCCTACGTCCTTATAAAGAATGATGATTGTACTGCAAAAATCGATAAAAGTTTGGTATATCTCGTCGAAAGTAAAAACGATCGATAGATCGTGATCCCCTATTTTCCATTCTTTTATTTGGTTTTTTTCATCCGATACGTCTATTAAACATTCCATAAATGTTTCATAATATCCCTGAAATTCAGGGTCTCCGTCGTATTTAAAGGACAGTTTATTCATAAGGCATTACCTCGGATATTTTTTCAAAGCTATACTCGTCAAAAGGGATATGCGCTTCAGATTTATTTTTGTGTACGATGTTCCCGTATTTATCTAGATAGTGTCGTCAAGAAATTTTGAATTTGATATACTTTGCTGTCTTATACCAATGCAACAAAGGAATTTTCTATGGGAAAAGCATCGCATCGTCGCCACGATATTTCAGATAAAGTCTGGGAATTGTTAGCTCCTCACCTGCCAGGTCGAAAAGGGGGTTGGGGCGCCGTAGCAAAAGATAACCGTCTGTTCATTAACGCTGTTTTCTGGATTCTTCGAACAGGCTCTCCTTGGAGAGACTTACCACCTGATTATGGAGATTGGAAAAACACTCACCGTCGCTTTTGTCGTTGGCGGGATGCTAGAATTTGGGAAGCGTTGCTTGAATGTTTAGTGGAAGATCCTGACTATGAATGGCTCATGATAGATGCGAGCCATATTAAAGTGCACCCTCATGCATCGGGAGCTAAAGGCGGTAATCAAGACATGAGTCGGACAAAAGGGGGCTTAACACAAAAATACACTTGGCCGTGGATGCGCATGGTATGCCAGTCCGAATTGTTGTTACGCAAGGTACCACTCATGACAGCACTCAAGCAAGTTTCTTGATCCAAGGTATTTCAGCAGAGCATTTGCTCGCCGATAAAGCTTATGATAGTGACGCAATTATATTGCAAGCCGAGAGTCAGGGGATAAATCCAGTCATTCCTCTGAGGTCAA
The window above is part of the Candidatus Neptunochlamydia sp. REUL1 genome. Proteins encoded here:
- a CDS encoding IS5 family transposase (programmed frameshift), translating into MGKASHRRHDISDKVWELLAPHLPGRKGGWGAVAKDNRLFINAVFWILRTGSPWRDLPPDYGDWKNTHRRFCRWRDARIWEALLECLVEDPDYEWLMIDASHIKVHPHASGAKGGNQDMSRTKGGFNTKIHLAVDAHGMPVRIVVTQGTTHDSTQASFLIQGISAEHLLADKAYDSDAIILQAESQGINPVIPLRSNRKKWREFDKELYKLRHLVENAFLHLKRWRGIATRYAKNTASFIAAVQIRCIALWASIS
- a CDS encoding TPR end-of-group domain-containing protein, producing MIQAAKLGNVHAYYALACLYSLIGDLKNSFRFLQKAKTFDALPFLEDLIEDEWLENLRETEAFTQFINDLQPHPQE